DNA sequence from the Alosa alosa isolate M-15738 ecotype Scorff River chromosome 2, AALO_Geno_1.1, whole genome shotgun sequence genome:
AGGATGACTGTAACTGGATGATGATGGTGCGACCTGCGGGAGACCACACCCACCAGAATCTGACTGCCTACCAACAGGACGATGAGGTCTATTTCAACACATCCCAGGTATGCCATTTAGAGGCtattgcatctgaacccttcatgaCATTCGGTCAAAGTGTCAGGATTGTAAATCAGAAAAATGCTGGTAGATAGAGTGTGATTTAGTGTCATTAAGAGTGTGGACAGTATTAAAAATCCTAACTaagtgttgttttgttgatATTGTTTAACAATACTATTATTGATGACTTTTACGTCTGTTTTAAAGGATGTCCTTCCAGGAGTAGAGTTGAGGGTGTGGTATGGGGCTTTCTATGCGAGGAAGATGGACAAACCTGTTCTAAAACCTCCTGTTGCTCCTGTGGCAGGTGAAGACCACTTGTTCACTTGTTGAGTGTTTCTCTTGTAAATGTGACAAATGCGAAAACTCAGCCAACTCTCTCTGAAATATGTTGTGAAGATCTTTTTTGATATATTTTATGTTATAGCAGACGTGAATCTATTCAGTTCTGGGGAATTGACTTCAGTAAAAGTTAAATGTgcttaattaaataattatttctCAATCTATTCAAACCAGTATCTATTTAAAGTAAAGCTTGTCTCagtttgttgattttttttgggCTTCCTTTGAAAGCGGCAATGCATACAGTACAAATCCTTGATATGAAATACACTAGCAATAATAGTTTCACCCAGTTGtatatttcattatttgtttaatttgtcAGTATTTGTTTTGAAGTGAATGGCTTACTCTCTTTTCAAAGCGTTTTTTATACTGTGACCACCTACAATCCTTGTCttataatgttttataatgaCAATGTTGGTTTAAATGCACACATGGTTCTATAAATGTCAGAATTGCCCCATCTGTCCCGTATTGTGACGCTTTTGCTCTACTCCATGCATCCTCTTAATTGATGCCATTCTCTCTAACTGTAGAGACCCAGGTGAGCTCCACCAAGCCATTGAGTGAACCAGAGCCACCCCTAGGTGCAGAAAATGACACAGGTTGGTCATCTGTATTAGACGCTATTCAACAAAATGGGACCTGCCTGTTTTAATGCATGTcggcctctgctcctctctcagTATTTGCTAGTGACTGTTTGTAAGCAGTTTGTTTGTAAACAGTATCACACTTGTCACTGTGATTGCCTCATCTATGATAGAGATTGGTAATGTCTGCATTGGCCTTCTTAGTATCTGTCGACCAATTTCTGTCACACTGTCAACTTTTTGTCATGTGCACACCTGTTAGGATGAGATTACCGTAAGAAAAGTAGACAGCTCTGACCCTGACCAGTCAGCCATCGTTGTCCTCATTTCAGACCAACTGCTCAGCCACCTACCTGACGTGAAAACGGTGGATCCTGCCCTCGAAGAACCACCTGCCCAGCCAGAGTCGCCCATTGAAAGCCTGGAGAGCACAATGGACAGTAGAACCAACAGCACCACCACCTCTGCCACCGCCACCCCGACTGCCGCAGAACCCAGGAAGAGGCCTGGACGGGGACGCAGGGCGAAGAACAGCAAAGCAAGCGCCATTCCTCAACCCGAGTCCATCAAAGGTCAGAGAGGCTGTTTAGGACTAAAGGCTGTGTTAAAGTGAAGTATTTATTGATGTTTAGTTTGTTGAAATAAGATCAGAGCAGAGACAGATCACTCTGCCATTATAAAGTGAATGTCTTTGTGTTTTATTCGTGGTGTGAAAGAGAAAATACTTCCTTCTATATTAACTCCTTTTCTCATCTTTTACAACCACCAGACTCCATAGCACCGTCTGATCAAGCTCTTAGCACAGAGGCTCCAGAGCTGGTATTGGCCCAATTAGACAACCCGCACCTGGTGATTGGCTCAGATGGCAGAGCCATCAAGCTTAAGCAGATGACCCGCTCATCCACTGGGAAGTAAGGGCACCAACAAACTCACCAGTCCAATAACGTAGTTGATTATGCTGAACATATACATAGCTCTGTATATGCTACTAATAGATAAATAGTTGATTTGATTAATAGTTATTTGACTGTTTTGTGTTGCCTTTTAAATGTACAGTGAAGCATTATCTGCATGTGATATTAGGCATCCCTGAATTATCATATGTTCCCTCTGTGTTTTTTAATTGTTCAATGATTTTAATTAtcaattatctctctctctctctctctctctctctctctctctctctgaggtccGGTCTGAGGAAGCATGCAGGGAGGCAGGCCGGAGATCATAAGCGGGTCTACCAGTGTTCGCTCTGCAACAAGGTGTTCCAGAACAGCAGTAACCTGAACCGACACATCCGCTCCCACGGTGGGTGTCCACTCTCCACATCACCAGACAACCACAACAGATGTTGAGGTCACAAAAAAGGGCTTCTGAAATGTCTCATTTCAAGTATGGTTTGGCTCACCAAACATAACCCTGTTATTTTCTTgtcttctttaaaaaaaatatgtaccaGGTGACAAACTGTTCAAATGTGATGAGTGTGAGAAGCTGTTTAGTCGCAAGGAGAGTCTGAAGCAGCATATCTCCTACAAGCACAGCAAGAATGAGGTACGCCTCAGTCACACCCATTGGTTTCACATTTCCTCTCTGTTCAGCATTGATTTGGTCTTCAACATAAAAAGCAGGATCATAACGTTTAAGATGAATCTTAGTACCGAATGACTTGGCcttaatatgtatgtgtgtgctcatgtgtatgttagtgaatgtgtttgtttgttctccCCAGCCGGATGTGGAATACAGGTACAGATGTGTGACCTGTGAGAAGTACTTCCGGGTTGAAAATGCACTAAAATTCCACAACTGTAGAACAGGTGAGACTTGCATGGCTGACTTTATCCATCACTGCTCGTCGCTAAGAAATCGATTTCGTCATATGAAAATCAGAAATGGTTGCACTGATGGTgccctttttgtttgttttttttttttttttttgagtgtaGATGACAAGACATTCCAGTGCGAGATCTGCTCGCGGTTCTTTTCCACCAACAGCAACCTGTCCAAACACAAAAAGAAGCACGGCGAGAAGCTGTACGCCTGCGAGATCTGCAACAAGATGTTCTATCGCAAGGACGTCATGCAGGACCACCAGAGGCGCCACGTGATGGGTGAGAGCCAAAGTCAGTCCCAGCATGCCGCATTCCTCACCTTACTCTGTGCTTAAACACGCTTGTCTTCTTCCATTAAACAAGACTCAATACAGTGGGCTCTAATTTGAATGACTAAGTCTAAAGTCTTAAGTCAAAGGCATGGATCAAACATTACTCTAATTATCAGGCAGTATGTACAAATTTAAATATACTTTACATATACTGTGTAAAAATAAGCATGTGGCACGTTAGACTTAAGACTTACCCATCATTGAAATGAGGGCCCCTTGTCttggaagtgaagtgaagtgaactgACATGTTGACGTTTCCCCAGGCCCGAAGAGCCTGAGGCGGGAGGAGATGGAGGCCAGTGGGGAGGAGGGGACCAAGTACAGGAAGGAGCCCTCGGCTTGTCCCATCTGTGGCAAGGTGAGGGGAGATGGGAGGAGATGGTCCAGTGCAATGAGTCACGCCTAGCCTAGTCTCAGCTATTTTAAATGTTTGCATAATGGCTCCGTATCTGATGTCGTCATGGTGTTTGaatttatggtgtgtgtgtgtgtcgctgtgtTTTTTCCGTGTGTCTGtccgtggttgtgtgtgtgtgtgagtgtgtctgtgttttttctgtgtgtctctctgtggctttgtgtgtgtgtgtgtgtgtgtgtgtgtgtatgtatgtgtatatgttttttccatgtgtgtttccgtgtgtgtgtatgtgtgtctatctgtctgcgTCTGTGGGTGTGTCTTTATAAAAaggccttatgtgtgtgtgtctgtgtttcctgCTCAGGTGTTCTCCTGCAGGAGCAACATGAACAAACATTTGCTGACTCATGGAGATAAGAAGTACACCTGTGAAATCTGCGGACGCAAGTTCTTCCGCGTAGACGTCCTCAGAGACCACATCCACGTACACTTCAAGGTCGCATACCTCACCCAACACCCCCGAATAAAAGCATTACATCGAAACACACTCATTTGTTTCAGTCGAGACAACTTTGACCTATTCTTGTAGCCCAGCTGATAGAGTAAGTGGCTATCAACACCAAGGTCTTGGGTTTGATACTAACTACAATGGGTATCAGTGCAGTGAAACAGCTTCCATTGATTTTGGTTGTAATTACAAGCTTATCTACTGCTAATGTATCTATGATGTGGCTCCTCTGACCATTAGCTGTTGATACTTCCCCCTCGTCCAGGACATTGCGCTGATGGATgaacaagagagggaggagttCATCAAGAAGATTGGCATCTCCATGGAGGAGAGTGATGAGAACTCTGATGAGGAGGATGGCAAGGACGACCCCGAGCATCACAAATACACCTGCAAGAAATGCCAAGTATGGCTGGGGaagcacacacagagctcaCTACACTACAAGAGCAGTCACAGCTAATGGATATGATACTTGTGAATCTGAACTAGCTGTTAAGTGTCCTGTCCtttcactcaatcactcatcatcactctatctctctttttgttCCTTCCTCCCCATTCTGTGCTGTCCCCATGCTGTGTTCAGGTAACCTTTGCTAAGGGCCGTGACTACCTGAAGCACATAATGGACCTGCATAAGGAGCGGGGTTATGGCTGTGTGATCTGCAACCGCCGCTTCGCCCTGAAGGCCACCTATAACGCCCATCTGGTCATCCACCGTGAGCAGCTACCTGACCCCGCTGTCCAGCGGTAAGCCCCAATAACAAGTGCACCTTTGGCTTTCTAAACAATGTCTGTGCAATGCCTTTGTAATGGAAAACAGAATGTAGTGGATGAAACTTTATACAGCATCTGAAAACAGTTTGTATGCAGCCTAAAGCTCAAGGTGTACAAGACTAACACAAACAATAGACAAAGCTTTGCGGTTCAGTGAAGGATAAGAATGCAGCCTCTGTGTTGTCTTTCAAGCAGCCTTAAGCTGTTTGAAAGGTGCATTCATGTGCTGAgataaggagtgtgtgtgtatgtgggggggtgATCCTGTTTGGCTTCTCATTTACTTACATAGCAAGTAAGAGGAGTTGTAATTCAGCTCCCCACCTTTGTTTTTCCTGTCACCCAAAAGCTACATCCACCCGTGTGAAATGTGTGGACGCATCTTCAACAGCATCGGCAACCTGGAGAGACACAAAATTATCCACACTGGTAAGACTGCCGCAGCTTATCTGATGTGCTAACACTTTAGCGTTCTGACACAGAGAGCATTTGATTCTGGGCCACAGTTGGCACTTATCCAGCTACAGAATATTCCAGAATCATGTGTTCACATAATTAAAACTTCAAAATCAGTGGATCAAAAATCCATTCCAGAGTAATTCAAATAATTGAAACACAGGAAGAGTCAGTGTATGCatttaatgttatttttatCTTTGTCTGGCAGTGGACCTGACATAAAAAGGGACTCTATTCCATAATTTCTTTGCGTAATGTTTTTCCTCCCGTGTGCAGGGGTGAAGAGCCACAGCTGTGAGCAGTGTGGTAAATCCTTCGCCAGGAAGGACATGCTGAAGGAGCACCTCAGAGTTCACGACAACATCCGAGATTTcctgtgtgcagagtgtggcAAAGGTGGGCACTTGCCTTTTCAATAAGAGCAGATGGGTCGGGAATGGAGTTACTGGGATGAGAGCGAGTGGTAGAGCAGTGATGGTGTTGAAATGGTTTGTTTCCGCAACTTGACGTTACCAATCCTAGTTGCTTTGTATAAAAACTATGCTAAATCCCACTcactttactttattttactttaATTTATATTTAAGTTGTGTTGGTACCAGAGGTCAGTAGGACCATAATTGAGCTGTGGGTGAACCTCACTACCCGACACCTTTAGAGACACACTAGCAACTGATGCTAGCACCCGATGCTAGCACCCATGTTTTAGCCTCTGTGTTGGCACGCCAGTCTCCCAAGGGTTCTGGTTTGTGGTTGGTGGCTTGCTTGGTTCCAGTGCAACACTGTTCTTCTCACAGGCTAGGTTAGGTTACACCTTGGGGTTAAACAAAGGACTCTCTTGATTTCCAAGAGCACTCCTGAGTGTTGTTCTTGCACTCTGCATGTTGACCTTGGCTGACATGTCGTCTGTGATCTATTTTTCTCTGGCAGGCATGAAGACCAAACACGCCCTCAGGCACCACATGAAACTACACAAGGGCATCAAGGAGTACGAGTGCAAAGAGTGCAATCGCAAGTTCGCTCAGAAAGTCAATATGCTCAAACACTACAAGAGACACAcaggtaaaaataaaaataaaatcatctttctctttccacCTCTACAGAATGATCTTTTACTTTGTCTCATTTAGAGATGGACATTTTCATCTCGTCAATCTGTCTAATGGggttttgtgtatgttttgtttgtgcaGGCATAAAGGACTTCATGTGTGAGCTGTGTGGAAAGACCTTCAGTGAGAGGAACACCATGGAGACCCATAAGCTCATCCATACAGGtatgttcaacacacacacacactcactcactcactcactcactcactcatagactgccattatttcatatatttcatgtattttttgtctcctccttcctcctctctctctctctctctctctctctctctctctctctctctctgctctctctgtgtcatcTGGCTTTACTCACATTAAAAATACTCATACAAAGTTTTGTAATGTCAAAGATTGTATCAGCAGTAAacatctctctgtccctgtcagtggttctcaaacgaGGTTTGAAATGCTGTAAAGGGTCTATAATCTCAAAGTCGCTCTGTCCCCCTCTcgctctgtccccctctccctctgtccccctctccctctgtccccctctccctctgtccctctctgtgcGTGCAGTGGGGAAGACGTGGTCGTGTGCGGTGTGCGATAAGAAGTATGTGACGGAGTACATGCTGCAGAAGCACATGCAGCTGACCCACGAGAAGGTGGAGGCCCAGAGCTGCCACCTCTGCGGCACCAAGGTCTCCACCCGTGCCTCCATGAACCGCCACATGCGCCGCAAGCACCCTGAggtgagcccacacacacacacacacacatatataccacacacacacacacacacacacacacacacacacacacacacacacacacacacacacacacacacacacacacacacacacacacacacacacacacacacacacacacacacacacacacacacacacacagtcacggcAACAAGGATGTATGCATTCCATACCGTACAGACTGATTATTTGGGTGGCATTAGTGTGCTGTTAGTGTAGTGATTAGTGTATTAATCAGGTGGACAGTCTACTATTATCTCAAGCCCCAACATCTGTCTCCAGTCTATCAGCTTGACAGTAAATGGCATAGtatagacaaaaaaaacaacaaatagaTTGGAGTAACACACTTCATTTATCATCTATTCATCTTATTTTtctctgtgtgcttgttttattATCCTCACTCATCACTCTTCTCCCAACTTATATGTTACTTCAGGTTATAACGGTGAGAATAGATGACTTTGACCATCTCCATGGAACCTCAACCATTGATGCATCCACTATCAGCATTGTGCAGGTCTGtgcaacacccccccccccaatactaTATATTATCGGAGGGGCCAGAATTATTGTCGGGTCATGGGGCCCAAATTATCTAGCAGTGCCCCTGCATAGGGATGTAGAGATATATGAACAAAAGCCTAAAGTCATTAGCCTACGTGTACTTGCACTTTCTTTCTGTTACTTCTGTATCTCTGTGTTCAGTCATTGTTGCTATAGTTATAGATACTCCTTAGTTCCTCATATTCAGTCAGTTTTGCCGGTTCTGCATCCTCAGCCTACCTTGACCCTGGAGAAGGCGTCTCTGGCCGGAGAGAAGGGTCAGCGGGCCGCCCGGCAGCCCAAGAAGAAGCAGAAGCTGCAGCCGGAGGAACCTGAGCTGACATCCGAGTCCGACGAGTACGCCGACTTCCCCACCAAAGGAGCCAGCTTCGTGGGGACAGTGGGCGACGAAACGAGCTCCGCTGTGCAAAGCATACAACAGGTCTGTCCAGCTGTTCTAGCAGAAAGCCCAGCTCTGAGTCCGACTCTACCTCTGGGCCTTGTACTTACAGTACAACATCCCCATTTTACACTTGGAAAACCTACATTAGGCATTttgattcagttcagttcatgtTTAGTTATATAACATGTAATTGGTATTAGACTGACATTTTAGCACATGGTCAC
Encoded proteins:
- the prdm15 gene encoding PR domain zinc finger protein 15 isoform X1; the encoded protein is MAEQATDEFIWCEDCGQYHDAECPEIGPVVTVNDSLVLSRARSSLPDSLEIKSVHDGKEGVFVLRKLVKRTRFGPFEAKRVQHLDKQSVFPLRIFKKDGTTIWFDTSNEDDCNWMMMVRPAGDHTHQNLTAYQQDDEVYFNTSQDVLPGVELRVWYGAFYARKMDKPVLKPPVAPVAETQVSSTKPLSEPEPPLGAENDTDQLLSHLPDVKTVDPALEEPPAQPESPIESLESTMDSRTNSTTTSATATPTAAEPRKRPGRGRRAKNSKASAIPQPESIKDSIAPSDQALSTEAPELVLAQLDNPHLVIGSDGRAIKLKQMTRSSTGKSGLRKHAGRQAGDHKRVYQCSLCNKVFQNSSNLNRHIRSHGDKLFKCDECEKLFSRKESLKQHISYKHSKNEPDVEYRYRCVTCEKYFRVENALKFHNCRTDDKTFQCEICSRFFSTNSNLSKHKKKHGEKLYACEICNKMFYRKDVMQDHQRRHVMGESQSPKSLRREEMEASGEEGTKYRKEPSACPICGKVFSCRSNMNKHLLTHGDKKYTCEICGRKFFRVDVLRDHIHVHFKDIALMDEQEREEFIKKIGISMEESDENSDEEDGKDDPEHHKYTCKKCQVTFAKGRDYLKHIMDLHKERGYGCVICNRRFALKATYNAHLVIHREQLPDPAVQRYIHPCEMCGRIFNSIGNLERHKIIHTGVKSHSCEQCGKSFARKDMLKEHLRVHDNIRDFLCAECGKGMKTKHALRHHMKLHKGIKEYECKECNRKFAQKVNMLKHYKRHTGIKDFMCELCGKTFSERNTMETHKLIHTVGKTWSCAVCDKKYVTEYMLQKHMQLTHEKVEAQSCHLCGTKVSTRASMNRHMRRKHPEVITVRIDDFDHLHGTSTIDASTISIVQPTLTLEKASLAGEKGQRAARQPKKKQKLQPEEPELTSESDEYADFPTKGASFVGTVGDETSSAVQSIQQVVVLAEQGASAASSPSNSVGLPSITVASISGGAPAQFTSLQPVTVGPLTPSERPLTLDNSILTVTFDTVSGSAMLHNRPPELTAETAGAGVGGAPTSVGAVGGTAGAQSVAHFINLTTFVNPISHQLEQPALTWRPVSAAEGPHIATAGALDAGQTDSQGAPVSAQGAAGGVQQQVVVEQAQQIQVQASGPSQQQQATAAQQMFSY
- the prdm15 gene encoding PR domain zinc finger protein 15 isoform X2, whose protein sequence is MAEQATDEFIWCEDCGQYHDAECPEIGPVVTVNDSLVLSRARSSLPDSLEIKSVHDGKEGVFVLRKLVKRTRFGPFEAKRVQHLDKQSVFPLRIFKKDGTTIWFDTSNEDDCNWMMMVRPAGDHTHQNLTAYQQDDEVYFNTSQDVLPGVELRVWYGAFYARKMDKPVLKPPVAPVAETQVSSTKPLSEPEPPLGAENDTDQLLSHLPDVKTVDPALEEPPAQPESPIESLESTMDSRTNSTTTSATATPTAAEPRKRPGRGRRAKNSKASAIPQPESIKDSIAPSDQALSTEAPELVLAQLDNPHLVIGSDGRAIKLKQMTRSSTGKSGLRKHAGRQAGDHKRVYQCSLCNKVFQNSSNLNRHIRSHGDKLFKCDECEKLFSRKESLKQHISYKHSKNEPDVEYRYRCVTCEKYFRVENALKFHNCRTDDKTFQCEICSRFFSTNSNLSKHKKKHGEKLYACEICNKMFYRKDVMQDHQRRHVMGPKSLRREEMEASGEEGTKYRKEPSACPICGKVFSCRSNMNKHLLTHGDKKYTCEICGRKFFRVDVLRDHIHVHFKDIALMDEQEREEFIKKIGISMEESDENSDEEDGKDDPEHHKYTCKKCQVTFAKGRDYLKHIMDLHKERGYGCVICNRRFALKATYNAHLVIHREQLPDPAVQRYIHPCEMCGRIFNSIGNLERHKIIHTGVKSHSCEQCGKSFARKDMLKEHLRVHDNIRDFLCAECGKGMKTKHALRHHMKLHKGIKEYECKECNRKFAQKVNMLKHYKRHTGIKDFMCELCGKTFSERNTMETHKLIHTVGKTWSCAVCDKKYVTEYMLQKHMQLTHEKVEAQSCHLCGTKVSTRASMNRHMRRKHPEVITVRIDDFDHLHGTSTIDASTISIVQPTLTLEKASLAGEKGQRAARQPKKKQKLQPEEPELTSESDEYADFPTKGASFVGTVGDETSSAVQSIQQVVVLAEQGASAASSPSNSVGLPSITVASISGGAPAQFTSLQPVTVGPLTPSERPLTLDNSILTVTFDTVSGSAMLHNRPPELTAETAGAGVGGAPTSVGAVGGTAGAQSVAHFINLTTFVNPISHQLEQPALTWRPVSAAEGPHIATAGALDAGQTDSQGAPVSAQGAAGGVQQQVVVEQAQQIQVQASGPSQQQQATAAQQMFSY